A part of Denitratisoma oestradiolicum genomic DNA contains:
- a CDS encoding B12-binding domain-containing radical SAM protein, with protein MRVLSLIPPMTQLNTPYPSTAYLTGFLRSRGIDARQEDLALALVLRLFSVAGLKAIHERVAAMPPGRHSRAVAFFDQQIPRYLATIESTVAFLQGRDPSVAHRICGRQFLPEGPRFESLDVYVAPDDEDGGDPMAWAFGSLGIQDRARHFATLYLNDLADVLRDAVDPRFEFVRYAESLAQSQHSFEPLAAALAAPPNLLDQILGELTHAALARHQPRLVLLSVPFPGSVYGAFRIAQAIKAHDPSIVTVLGGGFVNTELRELKETRVFDYFDYVTLDAGERPVLALIELLEGRGTQENLVRTFVAGEAGKSVRYVDGGAADIPFAEVGTPTWEGLPLDRYLSVLDQLNPMNRLWSDGRWNKLTVAHGCYWKKCSFCDVSLDYISRYDALAAGTLVDRIETIIDETGQTGFHFVDEAAPPKALKALADELQRRNRAISWWGNIRFEKSFTPALCEQLADSGCIAVSGGLEVASDRLLKLMNKGVSVEQVARVTRAFSDAGILVHAYLMYGFPTQTVQDTVDALEYVRQLFAEGCIQSGFFHRFVCTVHSPVGLDPAAYGIKLQPLPSVSFAKNDVGFIDPAGVDHDTLGKALNKALYNYMHGIGLDQDVRFWFEGGRVPRSRVPRHYIARALGD; from the coding sequence ATGCGCGTCCTGTCCCTGATTCCCCCCATGACGCAACTCAATACGCCCTATCCTTCCACGGCGTATCTGACCGGCTTCCTGCGTTCCCGGGGCATCGATGCCCGACAGGAGGACCTGGCCCTGGCCCTGGTCCTGCGGCTGTTTTCGGTGGCGGGTCTGAAGGCTATCCACGAGCGGGTCGCGGCCATGCCCCCCGGACGGCATTCCCGGGCCGTGGCCTTTTTCGACCAGCAGATCCCGCGCTATCTGGCGACCATCGAGTCCACCGTGGCTTTCCTCCAGGGCCGTGACCCCAGCGTCGCCCATCGCATCTGCGGCCGTCAGTTCCTGCCCGAGGGGCCGCGCTTCGAATCCCTGGACGTCTACGTCGCCCCGGACGATGAGGACGGCGGCGACCCCATGGCCTGGGCCTTCGGTTCCCTGGGCATCCAGGACCGGGCGCGCCACTTCGCCACCCTGTATCTCAACGATCTGGCCGACGTGCTGCGGGATGCCGTCGATCCCCGCTTCGAATTCGTCCGCTATGCCGAATCCCTGGCCCAGAGCCAGCACAGCTTCGAGCCCCTGGCGGCCGCCCTGGCGGCGCCGCCCAATCTGCTGGACCAGATCCTGGGCGAGCTGACCCACGCCGCCCTGGCGCGGCACCAGCCCCGGCTGGTGCTGCTGTCCGTGCCCTTTCCCGGTTCGGTCTATGGGGCTTTCCGCATCGCCCAGGCGATCAAGGCCCATGACCCTTCCATCGTCACCGTGCTGGGCGGCGGATTCGTCAATACCGAACTGCGCGAACTCAAGGAAACGCGGGTCTTCGACTACTTCGACTACGTCACCCTGGATGCCGGGGAGCGCCCGGTGCTGGCCCTGATCGAACTGCTGGAGGGCAGGGGCACCCAGGAAAATCTGGTGCGCACCTTTGTCGCCGGGGAGGCTGGCAAGTCGGTGCGCTATGTGGATGGCGGGGCGGCGGACATCCCCTTTGCCGAGGTGGGCACGCCCACCTGGGAGGGTCTGCCCCTGGACCGCTATCTCTCGGTGCTGGATCAGTTGAACCCCATGAATCGCCTCTGGTCCGACGGCCGCTGGAACAAGCTGACGGTGGCTCATGGCTGCTACTGGAAGAAGTGCAGCTTCTGCGACGTGTCCCTGGACTACATCTCCCGCTACGATGCCCTGGCGGCCGGCACCCTGGTGGACCGGATCGAGACCATCATCGACGAGACCGGACAGACCGGCTTCCATTTCGTGGACGAGGCGGCCCCGCCCAAGGCCCTGAAGGCCCTGGCCGACGAACTGCAACGCCGCAACCGCGCCATCTCCTGGTGGGGCAACATCCGCTTCGAAAAATCCTTCACCCCGGCGCTGTGCGAACAGTTGGCCGACAGCGGCTGCATCGCCGTCTCCGGCGGTCTGGAGGTCGCCTCCGACCGCCTGCTCAAGCTGATGAACAAGGGCGTCTCGGTGGAACAGGTGGCCCGCGTCACCCGGGCCTTCAGTGACGCCGGCATTCTGGTCCATGCCTATCTGATGTACGGCTTCCCCACCCAGACGGTGCAGGACACCGTGGACGCCCTGGAATACGTGCGCCAGTTGTTCGCCGAGGGCTGTATCCAGTCGGGCTTTTTCCATCGCTTCGTGTGCACCGTGCACTCGCCGGTGGGCCTCGATCCGGCGGCCTACGGCATCAAGTTGCAGCCCCTGCCATCGGTGAGCTTCGCGAAAAACGACGTGGGCTTCATCGACCCCGCCGGCGTGGACCACGACACCCTGGGCAAGGCCCTGAACAAGGCCTTGTACAACTACATGCACGGCATCGGCCTGGACCAGGACGTGCGCTTCTGGTTCGAAGGCGGCCGCGTGCCCCGCAGCCGCGTGCCGCGCCATTACATCGCACGGGCCCTGGGGGATTGA
- the ppc gene encoding phosphoenolpyruvate carboxylase has product MAQPPARDSIPMKNQDSRDKDAPLRADIRHLGRLLGDTLRDQEGEAAFSLVERVRQLSLAFHRNQDQAACAELQGLLAGLALPQTLQVIRAFSYFSHLANLAEDQHHIRRSRAHAMAGSPPRPGSFAHALERALARDVGAPELLDFFQRCQISPVLTAHPTEVQRKSILDTERRIARLLDSLDRQALTPEERDEVDEALRRAMLALWQTRLLRLTRLSVMDEVNNALSYYHSTFLHRIPRLHIAVERRLAATTAAWPEGTELPAFLRPGSWIGGDRDGNPYVTAPLLGQTLRAQSAVALGHYLEQLHELGASLSTTTLVRDISDELRALAAASPDTNPHRDDEPYRRAVAGIYSRLAATSRQLDHVEAPRQALGVAPPYRLAAELLADLDILHRSLQDHGGGLLAQGRLMRLRRAVASFGFHLAPLDLRQNSAVHQRTVAELLAVARPGCDYLALDEAARIGLLLEELATPRPLASSFIEYSTETRDELAVFAAAREALERFGAQAVENVIIAKTDGVSDLLEVALLLKEQGLLRPREGELAVNIVPLFETIDDLANCGEIMGRLLGLAPYRHWLRSRGDLQEVMLGYSDSNKDGGFIASGWALYQAERSLVELFRREGVALRLFHGRGGSVGRGGGPSYEAILAQPAGAVAGRIRITEQGESIASKYGNPELGQRNLEVLVAATLEASLLHREHDDPAEDFTQAMAALANSAYGAYRALVYETPGFEDYFWESTVITEIAQLNLGSRPASRRQTRAIEDLRAIPWVFSWAQCRLMLPGWFGFGSAVEEFRRQRGEAGMALLQAMYRDWGFFRTLLSNMDMVLAKTDLGIARRYAQLVADPVLRETIFQRIETEWGHAVRALLEITGNPELLAGNPLLKRSIRNRFPYLDPLNHLQIELLQRHRAGATDERTRRAIHLTINGIAAGLRNSG; this is encoded by the coding sequence ATGGCTCAACCTCCGGCGCGAGATTCCATCCCCATGAAAAATCAGGACAGCCGCGACAAGGATGCGCCCCTGCGGGCCGATATCCGCCATCTGGGGCGGCTGCTGGGCGACACCCTGCGGGATCAGGAAGGGGAGGCCGCATTCTCGCTGGTGGAGCGGGTTCGTCAGCTTTCCCTGGCCTTTCATCGCAATCAGGATCAGGCGGCCTGCGCCGAGTTGCAGGGGCTGTTGGCGGGCCTGGCCCTGCCCCAGACCCTCCAGGTGATCCGGGCCTTCAGCTATTTTTCCCATCTGGCCAATCTGGCCGAGGATCAGCACCACATCCGCCGTTCCCGGGCCCATGCCATGGCCGGCTCGCCGCCCCGGCCGGGCAGTTTCGCCCATGCCCTGGAGCGGGCGCTGGCGCGGGACGTGGGCGCTCCCGAGCTGCTGGACTTCTTTCAGCGCTGCCAGATTTCCCCGGTGCTCACCGCCCATCCCACCGAGGTGCAGCGCAAGAGCATTCTCGACACCGAGCGCCGTATCGCCCGCCTGCTGGACAGCCTGGACCGCCAGGCCCTGACCCCGGAGGAACGGGATGAGGTGGACGAAGCCCTGCGCCGGGCCATGCTGGCCCTGTGGCAGACCCGCCTCCTGCGCCTGACCCGGCTCTCGGTGATGGACGAGGTGAATAACGCCCTCTCCTACTATCACAGCACCTTCCTGCACCGCATACCCCGGCTCCACATCGCCGTGGAGCGGCGTCTCGCCGCCACCACGGCGGCCTGGCCGGAGGGAACCGAGTTGCCGGCCTTCCTGCGGCCCGGCTCCTGGATCGGCGGCGACCGGGACGGCAATCCCTATGTCACCGCGCCCCTGCTGGGACAGACCCTGCGGGCCCAGAGCGCCGTGGCCCTGGGCCATTACCTGGAGCAACTCCATGAGCTGGGGGCCAGCCTGTCCACCACCACCCTGGTGCGCGACATTTCCGATGAACTGCGCGCCCTGGCCGCCGCCTCCCCCGACACCAATCCCCACCGGGACGACGAGCCCTACCGCCGTGCCGTGGCCGGCATCTACAGCCGCCTGGCGGCCACTTCGCGTCAGCTTGATCATGTGGAGGCTCCCCGTCAGGCCCTGGGGGTCGCGCCCCCTTATCGGCTGGCGGCGGAACTGCTGGCAGACCTGGACATCCTGCATCGCTCCCTGCAAGACCATGGTGGCGGGCTCCTGGCCCAGGGCCGGCTGATGCGCCTGCGGCGGGCGGTGGCCAGCTTCGGCTTCCATCTGGCGCCCCTGGACCTGCGCCAGAATTCCGCCGTCCATCAGCGCACCGTGGCCGAACTGCTGGCCGTGGCCCGCCCTGGCTGCGACTATCTGGCCCTGGACGAGGCGGCCCGGATCGGACTGCTGCTGGAGGAGCTGGCCACGCCCCGGCCCCTGGCCTCGTCCTTCATCGAATACAGCACGGAAACCCGGGACGAGCTGGCCGTCTTCGCCGCCGCCCGGGAGGCCCTGGAACGCTTCGGCGCCCAGGCCGTCGAGAACGTCATCATCGCCAAGACCGACGGCGTCTCCGACCTGCTGGAAGTGGCCCTGCTGTTGAAGGAGCAGGGCCTGCTGCGGCCCCGGGAGGGCGAGCTGGCGGTGAATATCGTGCCCCTCTTCGAGACCATCGACGACCTGGCCAACTGCGGCGAAATCATGGGCCGGCTGCTGGGCCTGGCGCCCTATCGGCACTGGTTGCGCAGCCGGGGCGACTTGCAGGAGGTGATGCTGGGCTATTCCGACAGCAACAAGGACGGCGGCTTCATCGCTTCCGGCTGGGCCCTCTACCAGGCCGAGCGCAGCCTGGTGGAACTGTTCCGCCGCGAAGGCGTGGCCCTGCGACTGTTCCATGGCCGGGGCGGCTCGGTGGGGCGGGGCGGCGGCCCCAGCTACGAGGCCATCCTGGCCCAGCCCGCCGGCGCCGTGGCGGGGCGCATCCGCATCACCGAACAGGGGGAGTCCATCGCCTCCAAATACGGCAATCCAGAACTGGGGCAGCGCAACCTAGAAGTACTGGTGGCCGCCACCCTGGAGGCCAGCCTGCTGCACCGGGAACACGACGATCCGGCGGAGGATTTCACCCAGGCCATGGCCGCCCTGGCCAACAGCGCCTATGGCGCCTATCGAGCCTTGGTCTACGAAACCCCCGGCTTCGAGGACTACTTCTGGGAATCCACGGTGATCACCGAAATCGCCCAGCTCAACCTGGGTAGCCGTCCCGCCTCCCGCCGTCAGACCCGGGCCATCGAGGACCTGCGGGCCATCCCCTGGGTTTTTTCCTGGGCCCAGTGCCGGCTCATGCTGCCCGGCTGGTTCGGCTTCGGCAGCGCCGTGGAGGAATTCCGTCGCCAGCGGGGCGAGGCGGGCATGGCCCTGTTGCAAGCCATGTACCGGGACTGGGGCTTCTTCCGCACCCTGCTGTCCAACATGGACATGGTGCTGGCCAAGACCGATCTGGGCATCGCCCGGCGCTATGCCCAACTGGTGGCGGACCCGGTCCTGCGGGAGACCATCTTCCAGCGCATCGAGACCGAATGGGGGCATGCCGTTCGCGCCCTGCTGGAGATCACCGGCAACCCGGAACTGCTGGCCGGCAACCCCCTGCTCAAGCGCTCCATCCGCAACCGCTTCCCCTACCTGGACCCCCTCAACCATTTGCAGATCGAACTG
- a CDS encoding arylsulfatase yields the protein MPIHKNLCCLASILALLALATQATAAPAQPALDRSVLPLPQARFVGKVGRYPAESDRPMFPAQPGAPKGAPNVVLVLLDDVGFGQTSTFGGAIETPSLDRLSQQGLRFNQFHTTGLCSPTRAALLTGRNHHSVGSGKITEMASGYDGYNSMMGRDAASIAQVLRHNGYATAMFGKHHNTPDWETTAAGPFDRWPTGMGFEYFYGFLGGETSQFEPTLYENTRPVAEQPRPADYHLSSDLASRAIDWVQQLKSVAPDKPYFLYLAPGATHAPHHAPREWIDRFKGRFDAGWDEYRRLTLERQKQMGMVPADTQLTPRPEGIPAWDSLSAEQKRVAARMMEVFAGFTAHVDHEMGRVVEAVRSLPDGDNTLVLYVVGDNGGSAEGGPMGTLNAFTLYNGMRDDNAELLAHLDELGSARHNNHFPYGWAWAMNTPFPWYKMVPSHLGAIRNGLVVSWPQRFSGQGQVRSQFHHVVDIVPTILEAAGLPAPKRVDGVEQKPMAGVSMAYAFDQADAPSRHRTQYFEIQGNRAIYHDGWLASAKFYAISDFFTGREPLTDPSLVKWELYDLKRDFSQSRDLAAREPARLKAMESRFWAEMRTHGALPVTGVNTVEDMTGVYRPSYTRGRTRFAYPSGAQLPEINGPSIKNRSFRIDADVKLQPGSEGVLVAEGGRTGGYSLFIKGGRLHFVYNFLDKSHYQISSLETLPAQVRTLSAAFAYDGGGAGKGGVLTLLADGKKLAEGRIDHTLPARFAFTESFDVGLDSGSPVSDAYAAPYRFSGRLDQLRVELMP from the coding sequence ATGCCTATCCATAAGAATCTGTGTTGCTTGGCCTCCATTCTGGCCCTGCTCGCCCTGGCCACCCAGGCGACTGCCGCGCCCGCGCAGCCGGCCCTGGACCGCAGCGTGCTGCCTTTGCCCCAGGCCCGTTTCGTCGGTAAGGTGGGGCGCTATCCGGCCGAGTCCGACCGGCCCATGTTCCCGGCCCAGCCCGGTGCCCCCAAGGGCGCCCCCAATGTCGTGCTGGTGCTGCTGGACGACGTGGGTTTCGGTCAGACCTCGACCTTCGGCGGCGCCATCGAGACGCCTTCCCTGGACAGGCTCTCCCAACAGGGCCTGCGCTTCAACCAGTTCCACACCACCGGCCTGTGTTCTCCCACCCGGGCGGCCCTGCTCACCGGCCGCAACCACCACTCGGTGGGCAGCGGCAAGATCACCGAGATGGCCTCCGGCTACGATGGCTACAACTCCATGATGGGCCGGGATGCCGCTTCCATCGCCCAGGTGCTGCGCCACAACGGCTATGCCACGGCCATGTTCGGCAAGCACCACAACACGCCGGACTGGGAGACCACGGCCGCCGGCCCCTTCGACCGCTGGCCCACCGGCATGGGCTTCGAGTATTTCTACGGCTTCCTCGGCGGCGAGACCAGCCAGTTCGAACCCACTCTCTATGAAAATACCCGCCCCGTGGCCGAGCAGCCCCGGCCGGCGGACTACCATCTGAGCAGCGACCTGGCCAGCCGCGCCATCGATTGGGTGCAGCAACTGAAGTCCGTGGCGCCGGACAAGCCCTACTTCCTCTACCTGGCGCCGGGCGCCACCCATGCGCCCCACCATGCGCCCCGGGAATGGATAGATCGCTTCAAGGGCCGCTTCGACGCCGGTTGGGACGAATATCGCCGCCTGACCCTGGAGCGGCAGAAACAGATGGGCATGGTGCCCGCCGACACCCAGCTCACGCCCCGGCCCGAAGGCATTCCGGCCTGGGATTCCCTGAGCGCCGAGCAGAAGCGCGTCGCCGCCCGCATGATGGAAGTCTTCGCCGGCTTCACCGCCCACGTGGACCACGAGATGGGCCGGGTGGTCGAGGCCGTGCGGTCGCTGCCCGACGGCGACAACACGCTGGTGCTGTATGTGGTGGGCGACAACGGTGGCAGCGCCGAGGGCGGGCCCATGGGCACCCTCAATGCCTTCACGCTCTACAACGGCATGCGTGACGACAATGCCGAGCTGCTGGCCCACTTGGACGAGCTGGGTTCCGCACGCCACAACAATCACTTCCCCTATGGCTGGGCCTGGGCCATGAACACCCCCTTCCCCTGGTACAAGATGGTGCCCTCCCACCTGGGGGCCATCCGCAATGGCCTGGTGGTTTCCTGGCCCCAGCGTTTTTCCGGCCAGGGCCAGGTGCGCAGCCAGTTCCACCATGTGGTGGATATCGTGCCCACCATCCTGGAGGCCGCCGGCCTGCCAGCACCCAAGCGGGTGGACGGGGTGGAGCAGAAACCCATGGCGGGCGTAAGCATGGCCTATGCCTTCGATCAGGCCGATGCGCCGAGCCGGCACCGCACCCAGTATTTCGAGATCCAGGGCAACCGGGCCATCTATCACGACGGCTGGCTGGCTTCCGCCAAGTTCTACGCCATCTCGGATTTCTTCACCGGCCGTGAGCCCCTCACCGATCCCTCCCTGGTGAAGTGGGAACTCTACGACCTGAAGCGGGACTTTTCCCAGTCCCGGGATCTCGCCGCCAGGGAACCGGCCCGGCTGAAGGCCATGGAGTCCCGCTTCTGGGCCGAAATGAGGACGCATGGCGCCCTGCCCGTCACCGGCGTCAATACCGTGGAGGACATGACCGGGGTCTATCGTCCCAGCTACACACGGGGCAGGACCCGCTTCGCCTACCCGTCGGGCGCCCAATTGCCCGAGATCAACGGCCCCAGCATCAAGAACCGCTCCTTCCGTATCGATGCCGACGTGAAGCTGCAACCGGGCAGCGAGGGCGTGCTGGTGGCCGAGGGGGGAAGGACCGGGGGCTACAGCCTGTTCATCAAGGGCGGGCGGCTCCACTTCGTCTACAACTTCCTCGACAAGTCCCACTACCAGATCAGTTCCCTGGAAACCCTGCCGGCCCAGGTCCGCACCCTGTCTGCGGCCTTTGCCTACGATGGCGGCGGTGCCGGAAAAGGGGGCGTTCTGACCCTGCTGGCCGACGGCAAAAAACTGGCGGAAGGCCGCATTGACCACACCCTGCCCGCCCGTTTCGCCTTCACCGAGAGTTTCGACGTGGGCCTGGACAGCGGCAGCCCGGTAAGCGATGCCTATGCGGCCCCCTATCGCTTTTCCGGCAGGCTGGATCAGTTGCGGGTCGAGTTGATGCCCTGA
- the fliD gene encoding flagellar filament capping protein FliD, whose product MDVSSLVSLGTLSSNSRVQSALSAAADPAGEALGRAQRRVEQQRDSTRVQISAYGKLKSAVATLQTAGQALTDSKKTAEVADLKKAASEFVNAYNAAGTAAAGAGDLRAQSSANNLRRALGGENIDLGRLGISQGQGGTLVLDSKALDQALEADAGRVRETLSQVGGQVEQAAGRELSGGGNVSTGLNSLERRGRSLDAQLAEQKTRAEESQRNVRQQTGYLNNALQALAAYQRAALF is encoded by the coding sequence ATGGATGTTTCCAGCCTGGTTTCCCTCGGCACCCTGAGCAGCAACAGCCGGGTTCAGTCGGCCCTGAGCGCGGCCGCCGACCCCGCGGGCGAAGCCCTGGGCCGCGCCCAGCGCCGGGTCGAACAGCAGCGGGACAGCACCCGGGTGCAAATCTCCGCCTATGGCAAGCTGAAGTCCGCCGTTGCCACGCTGCAAACGGCTGGTCAGGCCCTCACCGACAGCAAGAAGACCGCCGAGGTGGCGGACCTGAAAAAGGCCGCCAGCGAGTTCGTCAATGCCTATAACGCCGCGGGCACGGCGGCGGCCGGGGCCGGCGACCTCCGCGCCCAGTCCAGCGCCAACAACCTGCGCCGTGCTTTGGGTGGCGAGAATATCGATCTGGGCCGGTTGGGTATCAGCCAGGGCCAGGGGGGCACTCTGGTGCTGGACAGCAAGGCGCTGGACCAGGCCCTGGAGGCCGATGCCGGCCGGGTGCGGGAAACCCTGTCCCAGGTGGGCGGGCAAGTGGAGCAGGCTGCCGGCCGGGAGCTGAGCGGTGGCGGCAATGTCAGCACCGGGCTGAACTCCCTGGAGCGGCGCGGACGCAGTCTGGACGCCCAGCTGGCCGAGCAGAAGACCCGGGCCGAGGAGTCCCAGCGCAACGTGCGCCAGCAGACCGGCTACCTCAACAACGCCTTGCAGGCCCTGGCGGCCTACCAGCGCGCGGCCCTGTTCTGA
- a CDS encoding DUF1254 domain-containing protein: MRSHKKSCVLNICLAAWCLVGSAMNLQAAETVGRALSSQQNVAVPGQWNPLHLHKDVSPETARAYRREFDTQLATAGYLYALPAYLHAKQRYEFLFNFTRYMGDRGNPFDQFLCVRTPASIKTTDTMPNNDTLYGAAFLDLKASPMVLSVPDIPDRYYSFTLIDAYFYPFAYIGSRTMGQKAGNYLIVGPDWQGSVPAGIREVVKAPTPSINLYQRIYFRNLDDVPNVVKLQDQIRLTPLATFLDPAARVALPDPGPILKDSPLLARDPVEVLRIANRYMAENPPPVEDRSFLDHIAPIGIGPGREIPDDPRMLEVLRAGATAADHAMTALVLDGFPVRNGWQIPPADIGRRNAPGGIATQAMVQLRSIGINHAEEATYYTAYTDGGGQPLNGRQRYTLTFRPDEIPPLLKDKFGFWSLTLYDRTNGLFVDNPRHKYLVRSADPLVFGHDGSLTLLIQPEAPADPKLAANWLPAPAEGDFMLNLRVFVGGPAVVSGRYTPPPIKRQE; the protein is encoded by the coding sequence ATGCGCTCCCACAAGAAATCCTGTGTTCTGAATATCTGCCTCGCTGCCTGGTGTCTGGTCGGGAGTGCCATGAACCTGCAAGCCGCCGAAACCGTGGGCCGGGCACTGAGCAGCCAGCAGAACGTGGCGGTACCGGGCCAGTGGAATCCCCTGCATCTGCACAAGGACGTCTCTCCCGAAACCGCCCGGGCCTACCGGCGGGAGTTCGACACCCAGCTCGCGACGGCCGGCTATCTCTATGCCCTGCCGGCCTACCTGCACGCCAAGCAGCGCTACGAGTTCCTCTTCAACTTCACCCGCTACATGGGGGACCGGGGCAATCCCTTCGACCAGTTCCTCTGCGTACGCACGCCGGCTTCGATCAAGACCACGGACACGATGCCCAACAACGACACCCTGTACGGCGCCGCCTTCCTGGACCTGAAGGCCAGCCCGATGGTGCTGAGCGTGCCGGACATTCCCGACCGCTATTACAGCTTCACCCTGATCGACGCCTATTTCTACCCCTTCGCCTATATCGGCTCCCGCACGATGGGCCAGAAGGCGGGGAACTACCTGATCGTCGGACCCGACTGGCAGGGCTCGGTACCGGCGGGTATCCGCGAGGTGGTCAAGGCGCCCACGCCCTCAATCAACCTCTATCAGCGCATCTATTTCCGCAACCTGGACGATGTGCCCAATGTCGTGAAACTCCAGGACCAGATCCGGCTCACGCCGCTGGCGACTTTCCTTGACCCCGCCGCCCGGGTGGCGCTGCCCGACCCGGGCCCGATCCTGAAGGACAGCCCCCTGTTGGCCCGGGACCCGGTGGAGGTATTGCGCATCGCCAATCGCTACATGGCGGAAAACCCGCCCCCCGTGGAGGACCGCAGCTTCCTCGATCATATCGCCCCCATCGGCATCGGCCCCGGCCGGGAAATTCCGGACGACCCCCGAATGCTGGAAGTGCTGCGGGCCGGCGCCACGGCAGCGGACCACGCCATGACCGCCCTGGTGCTGGACGGCTTCCCGGTCAGGAACGGCTGGCAGATTCCTCCCGCCGACATCGGCCGCCGGAATGCGCCGGGGGGCATCGCCACCCAGGCGATGGTCCAGTTGCGCTCCATCGGCATCAACCACGCCGAGGAAGCCACCTACTACACCGCCTATACCGACGGCGGCGGCCAGCCCCTGAACGGCCGGCAGCGCTATACCCTCACCTTCCGGCCCGACGAGATCCCGCCCCTGCTGAAGGACAAGTTCGGCTTCTGGTCCCTCACTCTCTACGACCGCACCAACGGTCTGTTCGTGGACAACCCGCGCCACAAGTATCTGGTGCGCTCCGCCGATCCCCTGGTGTTCGGCCACGACGGCTCCCTGACCCTCCTCATCCAGCCAGAAGCTCCTGCCGATCCGAAGCTGGCCGCCAACTGGCTACCGGCACCCGCAGAAGGGGACTTCATGCTGAATCTGCGGGTCTTTGTCGGTGGGCCGGCGGTGGTCTCGGGACGCTATACGCCGCCGCCCATCAAACGGCAGGAGTAG